The Leptospira sp. WS60.C2 genome includes the window AAATCCCAAGTCCCATCCTTCTTTCGTTCTGATTTAAAAATTTCAGTATAACCACGATTTGTTCTTTTGGAATAAAAATACAAAGTTTTAGCATCAGGCGTCATCGTAGGACCAAATTCCTGAAATTCCGTATTGATAGGTCCTTGGATGGGAGATACTTGTAATCGAACTTCTTCGTCTCGAACTTGGCTGAGCAGGGGAGAGGAAATTAAAAGAGAAGATAAAAAAAGAACAGCAATTGCATGAGAGACTATCTTCAGATTTAATGATGTACGAGGACGAAGGGATTTAATTGTAACTCGTTTAAACGCAATTGATAACGGATTAATTACAGCTCGTTTAATTACAATCGTTAGCGGATAAATTGTATCTCGTTTAAACGCAATCAATGGTGTATGAAACGAAGCTTGTTTAAATAACGTAGCTGGGAAGGTAATTCTATTTTGTTTATTCCCCCCTCGAAAGTTTTTCATCGCAAAACGTTTAAAACCAAACCCAAAGATGATATTAGCTATGGATTTCTTTACAAAAAAATTAAGGTTTAGAGGAGAAAGTAGATTGGGCATTTGACACCTCGGTCATCTGCCCAAAAATTCTTAGCGGATGTATGGTTGTAGAACATCCGGAATTTGGAAGGTTCCATCTTCTTTTTGGTAGTTTTCAATCACTGCTGCCAGTGTTCGACCGATCGCAAGACCGGAACCATTCAAAGTATGGACGAGCAGGTTTTTTCCTTCCTTTGACTTGTATCGAATTTTTCCACGCCTTGCTTGATAGTCTTTGAAGTTAGAAACAGAAGAAATTTCCATAAATCGACCAAGTCCTGGCATCCAAACTTCAATGTCATAGGTTTTAGAAGACGCACTCGACATATCTTTACTACAAAGTAACATGACTCGATACGGAAGCTTCAATTTTTGCAGAATGGATTCCGCATCTTTCAGCATTTTTTCGTGTTCTTCACCTGATTTCTCTGGTTCTACAAATTTTACTAGTTCCACTTTTTGAAACTGATGCACCCGCACAAGACCACGTGTGTCTCTTCCATAAGAACCAGCTTCTCTTCGAAAGCAAGATGTATGTGCACAAACAGAAATTGGTAAATCTTTTTCAGAGATAATTTCATCCCGATAGTAATTAGTGAGTGGAACTTCTGCCGTTGGAATTAAATTCAATCCGTCTTTTTCCAAACGATAAAAATCTTCGGCAAATTTAGGAAGTTGCCCGGTGGCTGTCATGGATTCATCGTTTACAAGAACAGGAACCCACATCTCCTCATACCCATTTTCTGAGGTATGAGTGTCGAGCATTAGATTCATCAAGGCTCTTTCTAATTTCGCACCTAAGCCACGATAGGTGTAAAAACGAGCTCCCGAAAGTTTCACTCCACGCTCAAAATCAAAAATTCCCAATTTTTCTCCGATATCAAAATGTGTCTTTGCCTCAAACGAAAGTTTTGGAATTTCTCCCCATTGTCTCACAAGAACATTGTCTTCTTCTGATTTCCCTTCTGGAACTGCAGGATCGAGTAAATTGGGAAGACCCAAATTCAGTTCATGTAAAGATTCTTCTTCTTTTGAAAGTTCCTCTTCAATCGCTTTAATTCGATCGCCGACACCCTTCATGGAATTGGATATTTCTGTGATGTCTTTTCCTTGCGACTTTAGAATCCCAATCTCTTTCGAAACACGATTTCGTTCTGCACGAAGTTCTTCGGCTTCTAGTTTAAGTTTTCTTTGTTTTTCAGATACATTTTTGATTTTTGCTTCAATGTCAGAAGAAACAACACCGCGTTTTTGTAAGGTGGAGAGTAATTCTTCCGGATTTTGCACAATACGATTGATATCAAGCATGGTGATAGGCCTTTCTTTCGGTAAATTTTATTGAGTTTTTATAAATTTTGTCTGCCACTTCTGCATTCGGTTCTGTTCGGAGAGAAAACATTTTTTCTAATACATAAGGCAAGTGAGAAGAATCATTTCGTTTTCCACGGTGTGGCATCGGTGATAAAAAAGGAGCATCCGTTTCGATTAAAATAGATTCTAAAGGAATTTTCTTTGCCGCTTCTTGAATGTCCGTTGCTGATTTAAACGTAACAATTCCAGAAAAAGAAATATAATAGCCAAGATCTACAAATTGTTTTGCCGACTCGTAATCATAAGTGAAACAATGGATCACTCCGAATGCTTTTGATTTAAATTCTTTCAATGCTTCATACGTATCGGCAAACGCATCACGCGAATGGATGACCACTGGAAGTTGATGATTCGCTGAAAAATCTAAAAACTTTCGCAATACATCATTTTGTTGCGTACGTGTGCTTGCATCATGATAAAGATCCACACCAATCTCACCAATCGCCGCAAACTTAGGATCATGGATTCGGGATTTGGCTAAATCTAGAATTTGATCCGCATTTGGAAATTCATGCGTTTCTGTTGGATGGCAACCAATTGAATAAGAGATCTGTAAGTCATTTGTTGAAAATGTTTCTGAAATACGAACAGCTTCGTTAGAACTTGGTAGATCAATGCCGATCTGAACCATTCGGTCTACTCCAACCTTTCGGGATTTCTCCAGGGTTTCTTCGATGCTTTGTCCTTGTTCTCGAATTATGTCTAAATGGCAATGTGTGTCTATGGTCGAATATCCCATAAATAGCAAGATTTGTAATTTCCATTGGATGAAAATGAAAATTCAATCGAAAGATATAGTGGGTGGATTAACTTTTGTTTAAATCATCGTAGGTCTATAACGAACGTGGAAGTAAAACAAAGACTACATCTAATTTTCTACCGACT containing:
- the serS gene encoding serine--tRNA ligase, with translation MLDINRIVQNPEELLSTLQKRGVVSSDIEAKIKNVSEKQRKLKLEAEELRAERNRVSKEIGILKSQGKDITEISNSMKGVGDRIKAIEEELSKEEESLHELNLGLPNLLDPAVPEGKSEEDNVLVRQWGEIPKLSFEAKTHFDIGEKLGIFDFERGVKLSGARFYTYRGLGAKLERALMNLMLDTHTSENGYEEMWVPVLVNDESMTATGQLPKFAEDFYRLEKDGLNLIPTAEVPLTNYYRDEIISEKDLPISVCAHTSCFRREAGSYGRDTRGLVRVHQFQKVELVKFVEPEKSGEEHEKMLKDAESILQKLKLPYRVMLLCSKDMSSASSKTYDIEVWMPGLGRFMEISSVSNFKDYQARRGKIRYKSKEGKNLLVHTLNGSGLAIGRTLAAVIENYQKEDGTFQIPDVLQPYIR
- a CDS encoding TatD family hydrolase, with protein sequence MGYSTIDTHCHLDIIREQGQSIEETLEKSRKVGVDRMVQIGIDLPSSNEAVRISETFSTNDLQISYSIGCHPTETHEFPNADQILDLAKSRIHDPKFAAIGEIGVDLYHDASTRTQQNDVLRKFLDFSANHQLPVVIHSRDAFADTYEALKEFKSKAFGVIHCFTYDYESAKQFVDLGYYISFSGIVTFKSATDIQEAAKKIPLESILIETDAPFLSPMPHRGKRNDSSHLPYVLEKMFSLRTEPNAEVADKIYKNSIKFTERKAYHHA